A part of Ziziphus jujuba cultivar Dongzao chromosome 8, ASM3175591v1 genomic DNA contains:
- the LOC107414800 gene encoding splicing factor SF3a60 homolog: MSSTLLEVTRAGHEEVERLERLIVKELQNDPSNNKDRLFQSHRVRHMIDTITATTERLVEIYEDKDSARKDEIAALGGQTASGTNVFSAFYDRLKEIREYHRKHPAARVVDVTEEHEALLKEEPQIEFSGEEAFGRYLDLHELYNQYINSKFGEPIEYSAYLDIFSQPDKIPRKLKSTRQYREYIENLLEYLIYLFQRTEPLQDLDRMFSKVELEFEERWANGSIEGWGDNSQENGHVSDHTVIDLDYYSTVEELMEVGPEKLKEALGALGLKTGGTVLQRAERLFLTKHMPLEKLDKKHFAKGSRGSERNGVGAAPEAGSNLKEIALMEAKIIKLCDSLEETIARTKDNVVKKQALTYEEIEAEREEEETQADTESDDDEQQIYNPLKLPMGWDGKPIPYWLYKLHGLGQEFKCEICGNYSYWGRRAFERHFKEWRHQHGMRCLGIPNTKNFNEITSIEEAKELWKKIQERQGVNKWRPDLEEEYEDKEGNIYNKKTYTDLQRQGLI, translated from the exons ATGTCGTCGACGCTATTGGAAGTGACTCGGGCGGGTCACGAAGAAGTGGAGCGGCTTGAGCGGCTCATAGTGAAGGAGCTCCAGAACGATCCATCTAACAATAAGGACCGCTTGTTCCAGAGCCACCGAGTCCGCCACATGATCGATACCATCACTGCCACCACCGAGAGACTT GTTGAAATTTATGAAGATAAGGACAGTGCAAGGAAGGATGAGATTGCCGCTCTTGGAGGCCAAACTGCTTCTGGAACGAACGTGTTTAGTGCATTTTATGATAGATTGAAAGAG ATTCGTGAATATCATAGAAAGCATCCGGCCGCGCGTGTTGTGGATGTTACTGAGGAGCATGAAGCACTACTTAAGGAGGAACCACAGATTGAGTTCAGTGGAGAG GAAGCTTTTGGAAGGTATCTTGACTTGCATGAATTGTACAATCAGTATATCAATTCTAAGTTTGGAGAGCCTATTGAGTACTCTGCTTACCTTGATATATTTTCACAACCAGATAAAATTCCTCGCAAACTGAAGTCGACAAG ACAATACAGGGAATATATAGAGAATCTGTTGGAGTATTTAATATACCTTTTTCAGCGGACCGAGCCCTTGCAAGACCTTGATAGAATGTTCTCAAAG GTTGAACTGGAATTTGAAGAGCGATGGGCAAATGGTAGTATAGAAGGATGGGGAGATAATAGTCAAGAAAATGGACATGTTTCAGACCATACAGTAATTGATCTTGATTATTATAGCACTGTTGAAGAGCTGATGGAAGTGGGTCCTGAAAAGTTAAAGGAA GCATTAGGAGCATTAGGACTAAAGACGGGTGGTACTGTGCTGCAACGTGCAGAGAGGCTTTTCCTTACAAAG CATATGCCTCTTGAAAAGTTGGACAAGAAGCATTTTGCTAAAGGTTCACGTGGTTCAGAACGGAATGGGGTTGGTGCAGCTCCAGAAGCAGGCagtaatttgaaagaaattgccTTAATGGAGGCGaagataataaaattatgtGACTCATTGGAAGAG ACAATTGCACGAACAAAGGACAATGTTGTGAAGAAGCAGGCTTTGACTTACGAGGAAATTGAAGCAGAACGTGAAGAG GAAGAGACACAAGCTGACACTGAAAGTGATGATGACGAGCAGCAGATTTACAATCCCTTGAAGTTACCAATGGGCTGGGATGGGAAGCCTATACCTTACTGGCTCTATAAGCTTCATGGGCTTGGTCag GAATTCAAGTGTGAGATATGCGGGAACTACAGTTACTGGGGGCGTAGGGCTTTTGAACGGCATTTCAAGGAATGGCGCCATCAGCATGGGATGCGGTGTCTTGGCATACCAAACACCAAGAACTTCAATGAGATCACATCAATTGAG GAAGCGAAAGAGCTCTGGAAAAAGATACAAGAAAGACAAGGAGTGAACAAATGGCGCCCAGATCTTGAAGAAGAATATGAAGATAAAGAGGGAAACATCTACAACAAGAAGACCTACACTGATCTGCAACGTCAGGGACTGATCTAA
- the LOC107414798 gene encoding probable plastid-lipid-associated protein 14, chloroplastic isoform X1: MAICGIVSSTSLESIEVAFGCGNLLTKLNRPSPKRFIGKSSLSTQRYSRGPQCSLSSGISSVESEENSRSSLSFSLEEESVHVVRFKKSDFKILDSVSVGLGGRADEVVFEAIVKDANSPLYNTRVVLRRLTSAQAQRRGKRAIEVLKKLVRRKLMYHSYSMQVHGYISSATSSGRGSFTLVHRYHGSFSLRHWLQQSDWLPTLEATLALDEDSVRRVGDDTVGGPEISRQLRLIRILMRDLLIGVNYLHSHGLAHTELRLENVHISPVDRHVKVGILGNAADFYDDGLTSTTLDNNIDRRQMMIAFDMRCVGFMMAKMVLRELMDPLIFTKFKTFLKQGNDPSCLREFLLQILDKNSSSGNVGLQILDRNWGAGWNLLSLLLATDPSRRISCLDALRHPFLCGPRWRIVPSMDIIRWSLGSTAVRISEEYIYRQPQRSRLAHFIEVMEVLNSHSKPKNWLELLPGKWRLLYCTGRHIGLTFRQPPARVLIGDVHLTVSRTSNLNTDLSFTSDIGFTIMVGQNWPHNKTGVNGKLEVNSLFRLAAGRRLYIKEKKTTGKFSPGQSTEDSLAQKLSGRKWRKAVPFKELPTSLSVAKLTSSDIEVTLNLDEPLSKNIDIAKLVVQEVRTQVPPEMFDLSELVCGTYVDPRLLVLRGVNGSALLFTRSCLDTSR, from the exons ATGGCAATATGCGGAATTGTTTCAAGTACGAGTTTGGAAAGCATTGAAGTAGCTTTTGGTTGTGGAAATTTGTTGACAAAACTTAATAGGCCTAGTCCTAAGCGATTTATCGGAAAGTCCTCTTTATCCACTCAGAGGTACAGTCGGGGACCGCAATGTTCATTGTCAAGTGGAATATCTTCAGTGGAATCAGAGGAAAATTCTCGGAGTTCTTTGTCATTTTCTCTGGAGGaagaatccgtgcacgttgtgAGGTTCAAGAAGTCTGACTTTAAGATTCTCGACAGTGTCAGTGTTGGCCTTGGTGGTCGG GCCGATGAAGTAGTTTTTGAAGCTATTGTGAAGGATGCTAATAG CCCATTGTATAATACAAGAGTTGTTCTTCGACGGCTTACTAGTGCTCAAGCTCAGCGTAGGGGCAAGCGAGCAATTGAG GTATTGAAGAAGTTGGTTCGTCGTAAACTTATGTACCATTCTTATTCAATGCAAGTTCATGGTTACATCTCTTCTGCTACAAGTAGTGGCCGTGGCTCATTTACCCTGGTACACAGG TATCATGGTAGTTTTTCTTTAAGACATTGGCTTCAACAGTCAGATTGGCTTCCAACCTTGGAAGCTACTCTGGCATTGGATGAGGATTCTGTAAGAAGAGTAGGAGATGACACAGTTGGAGGACCTGAAATTTCACGGCAGTTGCGGCTTATTAGAATATTGATGAGAGATCTCTTGATTGGA GTGAATTACTTACACAGCCATGGACTTGCCCATACAGAGTTGAGACTGGAGAATGTGCATATAAGCCCAGTAGATAGACATGTTAAA GTAGGAATACTAGGAAATGCTGCTGACttttatgatgatggtttaaCCAGCACTACTCTGGACAATAACATAGATAGGAGACAAATGATGATTGCTTTCGACATGAG ATGTGTCGGATTCATGATGGCAAAAATGGTGTTGCGAGAGCTCATGGATCCTCTAATATTCACAAAGTTCAAAACATTCCTTAAACAG GGAAATGATCCTTCATGCTTGCGTGAATTTTTATTGCAAATACTTGACAAGAATTCCTCATCTGGAAACGTTGGACTCCAA ATACTTGATAGAAACTGGGGTGCAGGTTGGAACCTTCTGTCATTATTGCTTGCAACCGACCCTTCCAGACGAATAAG TTGCTTAGATGCTCTTAGACATCCGTTTCTCTGTGGTCCAAGATGGCGGATTGTTCCTTCCATGGATATCATTAGGTGGAGTCTTGGCTCAACTGCAGTTCGAATCTCAGAGGAATACATATATCGCCAGCCTCAG CGTAGCAGGCTTGCTCACTTCATTGAAGTAATGGAGGTGCTGAATTCTCATTCTAAGCCAAAG AACTGGCTGGAGCTCCTGCCAGGTAAGTGGCGTCTATTATACTGCACTGGGAGGCACATAGGGTTAACCTTCCGACAACCTCCTGCTCGCGTCCTTATTGGCGATGTGCACCTAACAGTGTCAAGAACATCCAACTTAAACACGGACTTATCATTTACCTCTGACATTGGCTTCACAATCATGGTCGGTCAGAACTGGCCTCATAATAAGACCGGAGTGAATGGGAAATTGGAGGTGAACTCATTATTTAGATTAGCAGCAGGTAGACGTCTATAcattaaggaaaaaaagacCACGGGGAAGTTTTCCCCTGGTCAATCAACCGAAGATTCATTGGCTCAGAAACTATCAGGTAGGAAATGGAGGAAAGCAGTTCCCTTCAAAGAACTTCCGACAAGCCTATCAGTGGCCAAGCTCACTTCAAGTGACATTGAGGTAACACTGAATCTTGATGAACCTTTAAGTAAAAACATCGATATTGCAAAACTGGTGGTTCAAGAAGTCCGTACACAAGTCCCACCCGAAATGTTTGATTTGTCCGAGCTCGTCTGTGGAACATATGTTGACCCTAGGCTTCTAGTGCTTAGGGGAGTGAACGGTTCAGCACTTCTATTTACAAGGTCATGCTTGGATACTTCAAGATGA
- the LOC107414579 gene encoding uncharacterized protein LOC107414579: MWQKLNQSLSGVDDDGRESFFDDESDGLCSLSATQRMYGFAACLIAGLVLMILSLIVFAKPIKFAILFTFGNVLAVGSTAFLLGLGQQMRMMFDSVRIYATAIYLGCVVIALICALWIHSKILTIVAIISEICALFWYSLSYIPFARRMVSELMIRWCDTEL, translated from the exons ATGTGGCAGAAGCTGAACCAATCGCTGTCAGGGGTTGACGATGACGGACGAGAGAGCTTCTTCGATGACGAATCTGACGGCTTGTGCTCTCTTTCTGCTACCCAG AGAATGTACGGTTTCGCTGCGTGCTTGATCGCTGGTCTGGTTCTTATGATTCTG TCACTGATTGTCTTCGCCAAACCAATCAAATTTGCCATATTATTCACATTTGGCAATGTATTGGCAGTTGGAAG CACAGCCTTTCTTCTCGGCTTGGGCCAACAAATGAGAATGATGTTTGATTCTGTTCGCATCTATGCAACAGCTATCTATCTTGGATGTGTTGTTATCGCACTCATCTGTGCTTTGTGG ATTCATAGCAAGATTTTAACAATAGTTGCAATAATAAGTGAGATCTGCGCTCTTTTTTG GTATAGTTTGAGTTATATTCCTTTTGCTCGGAGAATGGTGTCCGAATTGATGATCCGTTGGTGTGACACCGAGCTTTAA
- the LOC107414798 gene encoding probable plastid-lipid-associated protein 14, chloroplastic isoform X2, which yields MLIVCNCSPLYNTRVVLRRLTSAQAQRRGKRAIEVLKKLVRRKLMYHSYSMQVHGYISSATSSGRGSFTLVHRYHGSFSLRHWLQQSDWLPTLEATLALDEDSVRRVGDDTVGGPEISRQLRLIRILMRDLLIGVNYLHSHGLAHTELRLENVHISPVDRHVKVGILGNAADFYDDGLTSTTLDNNIDRRQMMIAFDMRCVGFMMAKMVLRELMDPLIFTKFKTFLKQGNDPSCLREFLLQILDKNSSSGNVGLQILDRNWGAGWNLLSLLLATDPSRRISCLDALRHPFLCGPRWRIVPSMDIIRWSLGSTAVRISEEYIYRQPQRSRLAHFIEVMEVLNSHSKPKNWLELLPGKWRLLYCTGRHIGLTFRQPPARVLIGDVHLTVSRTSNLNTDLSFTSDIGFTIMVGQNWPHNKTGVNGKLEVNSLFRLAAGRRLYIKEKKTTGKFSPGQSTEDSLAQKLSGRKWRKAVPFKELPTSLSVAKLTSSDIEVTLNLDEPLSKNIDIAKLVVQEVRTQVPPEMFDLSELVCGTYVDPRLLVLRGVNGSALLFTRSCLDTSR from the exons ATGCTAATAG TATGCAATTGCAGCCCATTGTATAATACAAGAGTTGTTCTTCGACGGCTTACTAGTGCTCAAGCTCAGCGTAGGGGCAAGCGAGCAATTGAG GTATTGAAGAAGTTGGTTCGTCGTAAACTTATGTACCATTCTTATTCAATGCAAGTTCATGGTTACATCTCTTCTGCTACAAGTAGTGGCCGTGGCTCATTTACCCTGGTACACAGG TATCATGGTAGTTTTTCTTTAAGACATTGGCTTCAACAGTCAGATTGGCTTCCAACCTTGGAAGCTACTCTGGCATTGGATGAGGATTCTGTAAGAAGAGTAGGAGATGACACAGTTGGAGGACCTGAAATTTCACGGCAGTTGCGGCTTATTAGAATATTGATGAGAGATCTCTTGATTGGA GTGAATTACTTACACAGCCATGGACTTGCCCATACAGAGTTGAGACTGGAGAATGTGCATATAAGCCCAGTAGATAGACATGTTAAA GTAGGAATACTAGGAAATGCTGCTGACttttatgatgatggtttaaCCAGCACTACTCTGGACAATAACATAGATAGGAGACAAATGATGATTGCTTTCGACATGAG ATGTGTCGGATTCATGATGGCAAAAATGGTGTTGCGAGAGCTCATGGATCCTCTAATATTCACAAAGTTCAAAACATTCCTTAAACAG GGAAATGATCCTTCATGCTTGCGTGAATTTTTATTGCAAATACTTGACAAGAATTCCTCATCTGGAAACGTTGGACTCCAA ATACTTGATAGAAACTGGGGTGCAGGTTGGAACCTTCTGTCATTATTGCTTGCAACCGACCCTTCCAGACGAATAAG TTGCTTAGATGCTCTTAGACATCCGTTTCTCTGTGGTCCAAGATGGCGGATTGTTCCTTCCATGGATATCATTAGGTGGAGTCTTGGCTCAACTGCAGTTCGAATCTCAGAGGAATACATATATCGCCAGCCTCAG CGTAGCAGGCTTGCTCACTTCATTGAAGTAATGGAGGTGCTGAATTCTCATTCTAAGCCAAAG AACTGGCTGGAGCTCCTGCCAGGTAAGTGGCGTCTATTATACTGCACTGGGAGGCACATAGGGTTAACCTTCCGACAACCTCCTGCTCGCGTCCTTATTGGCGATGTGCACCTAACAGTGTCAAGAACATCCAACTTAAACACGGACTTATCATTTACCTCTGACATTGGCTTCACAATCATGGTCGGTCAGAACTGGCCTCATAATAAGACCGGAGTGAATGGGAAATTGGAGGTGAACTCATTATTTAGATTAGCAGCAGGTAGACGTCTATAcattaaggaaaaaaagacCACGGGGAAGTTTTCCCCTGGTCAATCAACCGAAGATTCATTGGCTCAGAAACTATCAGGTAGGAAATGGAGGAAAGCAGTTCCCTTCAAAGAACTTCCGACAAGCCTATCAGTGGCCAAGCTCACTTCAAGTGACATTGAGGTAACACTGAATCTTGATGAACCTTTAAGTAAAAACATCGATATTGCAAAACTGGTGGTTCAAGAAGTCCGTACACAAGTCCCACCCGAAATGTTTGATTTGTCCGAGCTCGTCTGTGGAACATATGTTGACCCTAGGCTTCTAGTGCTTAGGGGAGTGAACGGTTCAGCACTTCTATTTACAAGGTCATGCTTGGATACTTCAAGATGA